One Streptomyces mobaraensis NBRC 13819 = DSM 40847 DNA segment encodes these proteins:
- a CDS encoding peptide ligase PGM1-related protein, with the protein MPRIVLLNVGTAAPRAVHRQLWLLREGDVVVSPFVPDEDFVRYVCGETGVDRTAIRFVSAGENLADEALTAPALIREVRALLAGHDAWELLPAHHTEGVAAFAGLCGLPAEAGLRFAAQRGPVLLNRKSHFRQLAVGADVPVPDGTVVTGPAALAAAVERYLPRTGTVVVKRDDDLGGQGNVALTLKETGPLPGTRATLAADAPEAAADALWAELTDPRNPVLAVESYHRSTHSFYAEYLIGPAGDVTFLDSGTIRRRPDTDPTAPELVWVGLELPAELPAGAGARALTASARMVALAAAIGYRGHINVDGIVTDTGEVLFNEANARWGGSLALHAAGERLLGPAYLDTHVLSGLRDVPALPLPAALDTLRRHGLAFSPGTGEGAVVLGYDPSGERPLECLVLAPTRERARAVEAAVRVAVGEARP; encoded by the coding sequence GTGCCGAGGATCGTGCTGCTCAACGTCGGGACCGCGGCCCCGCGCGCCGTCCACCGCCAGCTGTGGCTGCTCCGCGAGGGCGACGTCGTGGTGAGCCCGTTCGTGCCGGACGAGGACTTCGTCCGCTACGTCTGCGGCGAGACCGGCGTGGACCGGACGGCGATACGCTTCGTGTCCGCCGGGGAGAACCTGGCGGACGAGGCCCTGACCGCGCCCGCGCTGATCCGCGAGGTCCGCGCGCTGCTCGCCGGTCACGACGCCTGGGAGCTGCTGCCCGCCCACCACACCGAGGGCGTCGCCGCCTTCGCGGGCCTCTGCGGCCTGCCGGCCGAGGCCGGGCTGCGGTTCGCGGCCCAGCGCGGCCCGGTGCTGCTCAACCGCAAGTCGCACTTCCGGCAGCTCGCCGTGGGCGCGGACGTCCCGGTGCCGGACGGCACCGTCGTCACCGGGCCCGCCGCCCTGGCCGCCGCCGTCGAGCGGTACCTGCCGCGCACCGGCACGGTGGTGGTGAAGCGGGACGACGACCTGGGCGGCCAGGGGAACGTGGCCCTCACCCTCAAGGAGACCGGGCCCCTCCCCGGCACCCGCGCGACCCTCGCCGCCGACGCGCCCGAGGCCGCCGCTGACGCCCTGTGGGCGGAACTGACGGACCCCCGGAACCCCGTCCTGGCCGTCGAGTCGTACCACCGGTCCACGCACAGCTTCTACGCCGAGTACCTGATCGGCCCGGCCGGGGACGTCACGTTCCTCGACAGCGGGACGATCCGCCGGCGCCCCGACACCGACCCGACGGCGCCGGAACTCGTCTGGGTGGGCCTGGAGTTGCCCGCCGAGCTGCCGGCGGGCGCCGGTGCCCGGGCGCTGACCGCGTCGGCCCGGATGGTCGCGCTCGCGGCGGCGATCGGCTACCGCGGGCACATCAACGTCGACGGCATCGTCACCGACACCGGCGAGGTCCTCTTCAACGAGGCCAACGCCCGGTGGGGCGGCAGCCTCGCCCTGCACGCCGCCGGAGAACGGCTGCTGGGACCGGCCTACCTGGACACGCACGTGCTGTCCGGACTGCGGGACGTCCCCGCGCTGCCGCTGCCGGCCGCGCTGGACACGCTGCGCCGGCACGGGCTCGCGTTCTCGCCGGGGACCGGGGAGGGAGCGGTCGTCCTGGGCTACGACCCGTCCGGGGAGCGGCCGTTGGAGTGCCTGGTCCTCGCCCCCACGCGGGAGCGGGCGCGCGCCGTCGAGGCGGCGGTCCGCGTCGCGGTCGGGGAGGCACGGCCGTGA
- a CDS encoding gamma-glutamyltransferase family protein yields MLFRPELHGTQGAVSSTHWLASAAGHAMFDRGGNAFDAAVAAAFVIQVVEPHLNGPAGDVPIMVHDGATGEVTVVCGQGPMPEAATVDAVRALGLDAIPGSGLVAACVPGAFGAWMRVLRDHGRLRVADVLEPAIGYAEHGYPLLPRAALMIEALAPLFRDHWTASGAAYLQDGKVPKAGSRMRNPDLARTYRRLVAEAEAAGSGREAQADGAVKAFYEGFVAEAIDAFVTTTEVIDSTGVPHKGLLTGADLARWRPGVERAATLDYRGMLVHKPGPWSQGPVFLQQLSLLAGYDLGAMGFGSADHLHTVIESAKLAFADREAWYGDPEHADVPLAALLDPAYADARRALIGPEASAVLRPGSPDGREPWIPPVLDATDGPVEPEWRAELHNGIPTVVRKTAGKGDTTCVSATDKDGNMVVATPSGGWLKSSPVVPGLGFPLGTRGQMAWLAEGHINQLAPGKRPRTTLSPTIVRTDDGRPHLAFGTPGGDQQDQWTLNFFVNHVDFGMSPQEAVEAATFHTEHVPTSFHPRQARPLGVVVEEGGFPEATLAELGRRGHEIRTAPALSLGKVCATGPDGDGGVLAAASPRGGQAYGVVR; encoded by the coding sequence GTGCTGTTCCGTCCCGAGCTCCACGGCACGCAGGGCGCCGTCTCCTCCACCCACTGGCTGGCGTCCGCCGCCGGGCACGCGATGTTCGACCGCGGCGGCAACGCCTTCGACGCCGCGGTGGCCGCCGCGTTCGTGATCCAGGTCGTCGAGCCCCACCTCAACGGCCCGGCCGGCGACGTACCGATCATGGTGCACGACGGCGCGACCGGCGAGGTGACGGTCGTCTGCGGGCAGGGGCCGATGCCCGAGGCCGCCACCGTCGACGCCGTCCGCGCCCTCGGCCTGGACGCCATCCCCGGCTCCGGCCTCGTCGCGGCCTGCGTCCCCGGCGCCTTCGGCGCGTGGATGCGCGTCCTGCGCGACCACGGCCGGCTGCGGGTCGCCGACGTCCTCGAACCGGCCATCGGCTACGCCGAGCACGGCTATCCGCTGCTGCCCCGCGCCGCCCTGATGATCGAGGCGCTGGCGCCGCTGTTCCGCGACCACTGGACCGCGTCCGGGGCCGCCTACCTCCAGGACGGCAAGGTTCCGAAGGCCGGCTCCCGGATGCGCAACCCGGACCTGGCCCGCACCTACCGCCGGCTCGTCGCCGAGGCCGAGGCCGCCGGGTCCGGCCGCGAGGCCCAGGCGGACGGCGCCGTCAAGGCGTTCTACGAGGGGTTCGTCGCCGAGGCGATCGACGCGTTCGTCACCACCACCGAGGTGATCGACTCCACCGGCGTCCCGCACAAGGGCCTGCTCACCGGCGCGGACCTGGCCCGCTGGCGGCCGGGCGTCGAGCGGGCCGCCACCCTGGACTACCGGGGCATGCTGGTACACAAGCCCGGCCCCTGGTCCCAGGGCCCGGTCTTCCTCCAGCAGCTCTCCCTGCTGGCCGGCTACGACCTGGGCGCGATGGGCTTCGGCAGCGCCGACCACCTCCACACCGTCATCGAGTCCGCCAAGCTGGCGTTCGCCGACCGCGAGGCGTGGTACGGCGACCCGGAGCACGCGGACGTCCCCCTCGCCGCGCTCCTCGACCCCGCCTACGCCGACGCCCGCCGGGCGCTCATCGGCCCCGAGGCGTCGGCCGTCCTCCGGCCCGGCTCCCCCGACGGCCGCGAGCCCTGGATCCCGCCCGTCCTCGACGCCACGGACGGCCCGGTCGAGCCCGAGTGGCGGGCCGAACTCCACAACGGCATCCCTACCGTCGTCCGCAAGACCGCCGGCAAGGGCGACACCACCTGCGTCAGCGCCACCGACAAGGACGGCAACATGGTGGTCGCCACCCCGAGCGGCGGCTGGCTGAAGAGCTCGCCCGTGGTGCCGGGGCTGGGCTTCCCGCTCGGCACGCGCGGGCAGATGGCCTGGCTCGCCGAGGGCCACATCAACCAACTGGCGCCCGGCAAGCGGCCGCGCACCACGCTCAGCCCCACCATCGTCCGCACCGACGACGGCCGTCCGCACCTCGCCTTCGGCACGCCCGGGGGCGACCAGCAGGACCAGTGGACGCTCAACTTCTTCGTCAACCACGTGGACTTCGGCATGTCGCCGCAGGAGGCCGTCGAGGCGGCCACCTTCCACACCGAGCACGTGCCCACGTCGTTCCACCCCCGCCAGGCGCGCCCGCTCGGCGTGGTCGTCGAGGAGGGCGGGTTCCCGGAGGCGACCCTCGCCGAACTCGGGCGCCGGGGGCACGAGATCAGGACCGCGCCCGCGCTGAGCCTGGGCAAGGTCTGCGCCACCGGCCCCGACGGCGACGGCGGCGTGCTCGCCGCCGCCAGCCCGCGCGGCGGCCAGGCGTACGGCGTGGTGCGGTGA